A region from the Janthinobacterium agaricidamnosum genome encodes:
- a CDS encoding acetyl/propionyl/methylcrotonyl-CoA carboxylase subunit alpha, translating to MFTKILIANRGEIACRVAATARRMGIQTVAVYSEADANAKHVAVCDEAVLIGPAPAKESYLCGDKIIAVALATGAQAIHPGYGFLSENADFADACHAAGLVFIGPPASAMRAMGSKSAAKSLMEKAKVPLVPGYHGENQDAEFLHGQADKIGYPVLLKASAGGGGKGMRVIENSADFKAALASCKREAISSFGDDKVLAEKYLSRPRHIEIQVFADTLGNCIYLFERDCSVQRRHQKVLEEAPAPGMPAERRAAMGEAAVAAAKAVGYVGAGTVEFIANQDGSFYFMEMNTRLQVEHPVTEMITGTDLVEWQLRVAFGEPLPKKQNELTIHGHAIEARIYAENPEKGFLPSIGTLRHMQSPSAVTFELGGTVVPASVRIDSGVREGDAISPFYDPMIAKLIVWGADRREALARMAQALADYQIVGLASNIAFLKRLVEGQAFASADLDTGLIERNQASLFPALQPAPDTALALASVALLLEEKTAAEAQSANRADPWGNALGWRLNSTLGRSLSFADEFALASDDKTYAARIAYKTDGWLFNGQPLSLTARTGNELHIKLGERAVHGTVLRDGEQFHVFTSGLHYTLHYSDPMAHAGETEAEGGRLTAPMPGKVVAVLVNKGQDVKKGEPLVIMEAMKMEHTIAAPHDGLVEDVLYAVGDQVADGAPLLAFKAAA from the coding sequence ATGTTCACTAAAATCCTGATCGCCAACCGCGGCGAAATCGCTTGCCGTGTCGCCGCTACCGCGCGCCGCATGGGCATCCAGACCGTCGCCGTGTATTCGGAGGCGGACGCCAACGCCAAGCACGTCGCCGTCTGCGACGAAGCGGTGCTGATCGGCCCCGCGCCGGCCAAGGAAAGCTATCTGTGCGGCGACAAGATCATCGCCGTGGCCCTGGCCACGGGTGCGCAGGCGATCCACCCCGGCTACGGCTTTTTGTCCGAAAACGCCGACTTCGCCGACGCCTGCCACGCGGCGGGCCTGGTCTTCATCGGCCCGCCGGCATCCGCCATGCGCGCCATGGGCTCGAAATCGGCCGCCAAGTCGCTGATGGAAAAAGCCAAAGTGCCGCTGGTGCCCGGCTACCACGGCGAGAATCAGGATGCGGAATTTTTGCACGGCCAGGCAGACAAGATCGGCTATCCCGTGCTGCTGAAGGCATCCGCCGGCGGCGGCGGCAAGGGCATGCGCGTCATTGAAAACAGCGCCGACTTCAAGGCGGCGCTGGCCTCGTGCAAGCGCGAAGCGATCAGCTCTTTCGGCGACGACAAGGTGCTGGCCGAAAAATACCTGTCGCGTCCGCGGCATATCGAAATCCAGGTGTTCGCCGACACGCTCGGCAACTGCATCTACCTGTTTGAGCGCGATTGCTCGGTGCAGCGCCGTCACCAGAAGGTGCTGGAAGAAGCGCCGGCGCCGGGCATGCCGGCCGAGCGCCGCGCGGCCATGGGCGAAGCGGCCGTCGCCGCCGCCAAGGCCGTCGGCTACGTGGGTGCGGGCACGGTGGAATTCATCGCCAACCAGGATGGCTCGTTCTACTTCATGGAGATGAACACGCGCCTGCAGGTGGAACATCCGGTAACGGAAATGATCACCGGCACCGACCTGGTGGAATGGCAGTTGCGCGTCGCCTTTGGCGAGCCGCTGCCGAAAAAGCAGAATGAATTGACGATCCACGGCCACGCCATCGAGGCGCGCATCTACGCGGAAAACCCGGAAAAGGGCTTTTTACCGTCGATCGGCACCCTGCGCCACATGCAGTCGCCATCGGCCGTCACGTTCGAACTGGGCGGCACCGTGGTGCCGGCGTCCGTGCGCATCGATTCGGGCGTGCGCGAAGGCGACGCCATCTCGCCGTTCTACGACCCGATGATCGCCAAGCTGATCGTCTGGGGCGCGGACCGCCGCGAAGCGCTGGCGCGCATGGCGCAGGCGCTGGCCGACTACCAGATCGTGGGCCTGGCCAGCAATATCGCCTTCCTGAAGCGCCTGGTCGAAGGCCAGGCGTTTGCCAGCGCGGACCTCGATACGGGTTTGATCGAGCGCAATCAGGCGTCGCTGTTCCCCGCCCTGCAGCCGGCACCCGACACGGCCCTGGCGCTGGCATCCGTCGCCCTGCTGCTGGAAGAAAAAACGGCCGCCGAAGCGCAGTCGGCCAACCGCGCCGACCCGTGGGGCAACGCCCTGGGTTGGCGCTTGAACAGCACTCTGGGGCGCAGCCTGTCGTTCGCCGATGAATTCGCACTGGCCAGCGACGACAAAACCTATGCCGCGCGCATCGCCTACAAGACCGATGGCTGGCTGTTCAACGGCCAGCCCCTGAGCTTGACGGCGCGCACAGGCAACGAGCTGCACATCAAGCTGGGCGAGCGTGCCGTGCATGGCACGGTGCTGCGCGACGGCGAGCAGTTCCACGTATTCACCAGCGGCTTGCACTATACGCTGCACTACAGCGACCCGATGGCGCATGCGGGCGAAACGGAAGCGGAGGGCGGCCGCCTGACGGCGCCGATGCCGGGCAAGGTCGTCGCCGTGCTGGTCAACAAAGGGCAGGACGTCAAGAAGGGCGAACCGCTGGTCATCATGGAAGCGATGAAGATGGAGCACACGATCGCCGCGCCGCACGACGGCCTGGTGGAAGACGTGCTGTATGCGGTCGGCGACCAGGTGGCCGATGGCGCGCCGCTGCTGGCCTTCAAGGCAGCCGCATAG
- the bioD gene encoding dethiobiotin synthase → MSLDDPIVAEVLADLAPAVQPAPATIGLPSRFACFVTGTDTEIGKTLTSSALLHALVARGVRACGMKPVAAGAEMRDGELHNEDADSLIAAGNVTMLRNITTPYMLKEPAAPHIAAALEGVSIESVPILAAYLEIAAASDAVVVEGVGGFRVPLSPGFDSADLAQQLDLPVILVVGMRLGCISQALLTVEAIEARGLTVIGWVANTLEVEMRFLDENIDALIERIPAPLLGRVPRLAQPSAEAAAAYLDFTGLPNWPAQHPNT, encoded by the coding sequence GGCCACTATCGGTCTGCCATCGCGCTTTGCCTGTTTCGTCACCGGCACCGACACGGAAATCGGCAAGACCCTGACCTCGTCAGCCCTGCTGCACGCGCTGGTGGCGCGCGGCGTGCGCGCCTGCGGCATGAAGCCCGTGGCCGCCGGCGCCGAGATGCGCGACGGCGAACTGCATAATGAAGACGCCGACAGCCTGATCGCCGCCGGCAACGTCACCATGCTGCGCAATATCACCACGCCGTATATGCTGAAGGAACCGGCCGCGCCGCACATCGCCGCCGCGCTCGAAGGCGTGAGCATCGAGTCCGTACCGATCCTGGCCGCCTACCTGGAAATCGCCGCCGCGTCGGACGCCGTCGTGGTCGAAGGCGTGGGCGGTTTCCGCGTGCCGCTGTCGCCCGGTTTCGATTCGGCCGACCTGGCGCAGCAGCTCGACCTGCCCGTGATCCTCGTGGTCGGCATGCGTCTGGGCTGCATCAGCCAGGCCTTGCTGACGGTGGAAGCCATCGAGGCGCGCGGCCTGACGGTGATCGGCTGGGTCGCCAACACACTGGAAGTGGAAATGCGCTTCCTCGACGAAAATATCGATGCGCTGATCGAGCGCATCCCGGCGCCGCTGCTGGGCAGGGTGCCGCGCCTGGCGCAGCCCAGCGCGGAAGCGGCGGCCGCGTATCTCGATTTCACCGGCTTGCCCAACTGGCCGGCGCAGCATCCCAACACTTAA
- the bioB gene encoding biotin synthase BioB yields MSHVQEAAKTVELHRPAARITVPEAATWPVADVLALFDLPFNDLMFKAQQTHRVNFPDGDVELATLLSIKTGGCEEDCGYCPQAARYDTGVEAKKILDIDTVLDAARQAKANGATRFCMGAAWRGPKDRDMDKVEEMVSKVKALGLETCATLGMLEEGQADRLKNAGLDFYNHNLDTAPEFYDNVISTREYQDRLDTLGRVREAGLKVCCGGIVGMGETRLQRAGLIAQLANLNPYPESVPVNHLVQVEGTPLFGLEALDPFEFVRTIAVARITMPKARVRLSAGRRQMGEAVQAMCFLAGANSIFYGDKLLTTDNPEAEDDRVLLNKLGLQTRGAMLESVQKEKCGC; encoded by the coding sequence ATGTCTCACGTCCAAGAAGCAGCAAAAACCGTCGAACTGCACCGCCCAGCGGCGCGCATCACCGTGCCGGAAGCGGCCACCTGGCCCGTCGCCGACGTGCTGGCCCTGTTCGACCTGCCATTCAATGACTTGATGTTCAAGGCCCAGCAAACCCACCGCGTCAATTTCCCCGACGGCGACGTGGAACTGGCGACCCTGTTGTCGATCAAGACCGGCGGCTGCGAGGAAGACTGCGGCTACTGCCCGCAGGCGGCCCGCTACGACACGGGCGTGGAAGCGAAGAAAATTCTCGACATCGACACGGTGCTCGACGCGGCCCGCCAGGCGAAAGCCAATGGCGCCACGCGCTTCTGCATGGGCGCCGCCTGGCGCGGCCCGAAGGATCGCGACATGGACAAAGTCGAAGAGATGGTCAGCAAAGTGAAAGCGCTGGGCCTGGAAACCTGCGCCACCCTGGGCATGCTGGAAGAAGGACAAGCGGACCGCCTGAAAAACGCGGGCCTGGACTTCTACAACCATAACCTCGATACGGCGCCCGAGTTCTACGACAACGTCATCTCCACGCGCGAATACCAGGACCGCCTCGATACTTTGGGCCGCGTGCGCGAAGCGGGCTTGAAAGTATGCTGCGGCGGGATCGTCGGCATGGGCGAGACGCGCTTGCAGCGCGCGGGCCTGATCGCCCAGCTGGCCAATCTGAATCCGTACCCGGAATCGGTGCCCGTCAACCACCTGGTGCAGGTGGAAGGCACGCCTTTGTTCGGCCTGGAAGCGCTGGACCCGTTCGAATTCGTGCGCACGATCGCCGTGGCCCGCATCACCATGCCGAAGGCGCGCGTGCGTTTGTCGGCCGGCCGCCGCCAGATGGGCGAAGCCGTACAGGCGATGTGCTTCCTGGCCGGCGCCAACTCCATTTTCTATGGCGACAAGCTGCTCACCACCGACAACCCGGAAGCGGAAGACGACCGCGTCTTGTTGAACAAACTGGGCTTGCAGACACGCGGCGCCATGCTCGAATCGGTACAGAAAGAGAAGTGCGGCTGCTGA
- a CDS encoding phosphoheptose isomerase translates to MNNQRILSHFHESAELKIQAATVLAQPIAQAIDLMFYALSNGNKILACGNGGSAADCQHFAAELVGRFERERFPLPALALTTDTSILTAVANDYSYREIFSKQVQAFGQAGDILLAISTSGNSANVMAAVEAALEREMRVVALTGKDGGAIGKMLTDADVHICVPAERTARIQEVHLTTIHCICDGIDVALFGGDVND, encoded by the coding sequence ATGAATAATCAACGCATCCTCTCGCACTTCCACGAAAGTGCCGAACTCAAGATCCAGGCAGCCACCGTACTGGCGCAACCCATTGCGCAGGCGATCGACCTGATGTTTTATGCATTGTCCAACGGCAACAAGATCCTCGCCTGCGGCAACGGCGGTTCCGCCGCCGACTGCCAGCATTTCGCGGCCGAGCTGGTCGGACGCTTCGAACGCGAGCGCTTTCCGCTGCCGGCCCTGGCGCTGACGACGGATACGTCGATCCTGACGGCCGTGGCCAACGACTACAGCTACCGCGAGATCTTCTCGAAGCAGGTGCAGGCCTTCGGCCAGGCCGGCGACATCCTGTTGGCCATCTCCACGTCGGGCAATTCGGCCAACGTGATGGCCGCCGTGGAAGCGGCGCTCGAGCGCGAAATGCGCGTCGTGGCGCTGACGGGCAAGGACGGCGGCGCCATCGGCAAGATGCTGACGGACGCCGACGTGCATATCTGCGTGCCGGCCGAGCGCACGGCGCGCATCCAGGAAGTCCACCTGACCACCATACATTGCATCTGCGACGGCATCGACGTCGCGCTATTCGGAGGAGACGTGAATGACTAA
- the rsmI gene encoding 16S rRNA (cytidine(1402)-2'-O)-methyltransferase: protein MTVQEISSIASLPIMTEAAHQVYPIATLYIVATPIGNVTDISLRALHLLSLADAVACEDTRNTAHLLTRFGLNKPLIAAHQHNEREVAQTLIARLQAGERIALVSDAGTPAVSDPGARIVDAVRAAGLRVLPLPGPSAAITAISASGLLNDQFYFVGFLPAKAKQRENILHSLRGVTATMVFYEAPHRILDCATALVEAFEPTRQVVFARELTKLFEEIHRCPLSEAESWIRADAHREKGEFVVLLEGATQAQDAEDVEAERILNILLAECSVKQAANLTAQITGRKKNALYERALQLKGQE from the coding sequence ATGACCGTACAAGAAATCAGTTCCATCGCCAGCCTGCCCATCATGACAGAGGCGGCGCACCAGGTCTATCCTATCGCAACATTGTATATAGTGGCCACGCCCATCGGTAATGTGACCGATATCAGCCTGCGCGCGCTGCACTTGCTGAGCCTTGCCGATGCCGTCGCCTGTGAAGATACGCGCAACACGGCGCACCTGCTGACGCGCTTCGGCTTGAACAAGCCATTGATTGCGGCGCATCAACATAATGAGCGCGAAGTGGCGCAGACCCTGATCGCGCGCCTGCAGGCGGGCGAGCGCATCGCCCTCGTTTCCGACGCCGGCACGCCCGCCGTGTCCGACCCCGGCGCGCGCATCGTCGACGCCGTGCGCGCGGCGGGACTGCGCGTGCTGCCCCTGCCCGGCCCGTCGGCGGCGATCACCGCCATCTCCGCCAGCGGCTTGTTGAATGACCAGTTCTACTTTGTCGGCTTCCTGCCAGCCAAGGCCAAGCAGCGCGAAAACATCTTGCACAGCCTGCGCGGCGTGACGGCGACCATGGTGTTCTATGAAGCGCCGCACCGCATCCTCGATTGCGCCACGGCCCTGGTGGAAGCGTTCGAGCCGACGCGCCAGGTGGTGTTCGCGCGCGAACTGACGAAACTGTTCGAGGAAATCCACCGCTGCCCCCTGTCGGAAGCGGAAAGCTGGATCCGTGCCGACGCGCACCGCGAAAAGGGAGAGTTCGTCGTCCTGCTGGAAGGCGCCACGCAAGCGCAGGACGCGGAAGACGTGGAAGCGGAACGCATCCTCAATATCCTGTTGGCCGAATGCAGCGTCAAGCAGGCGGCGAATCTGACGGCGCAAATCACGGGCCGCAAGAAAAACGCCCTGTATGAGCGGGCGTTGCAGTTGAAGGGGCAGGAATAA
- a CDS encoding peroxiredoxin family protein — protein MSTSPSASKSWIKPALIAVFVAGVAAAGYLSLNDKQRAPDVTFHGIHGEKITSASLRGKVVMVNFWATSCTTCVAEMPDMVDTYNKYKGQGLEFVAVAMKYDPANYVLNFAETRQLPFKVALDVTGEAAKAYGDVALTPTTFVLDKQGKILKRYVGKPEFAELHKLLETAIAG, from the coding sequence ATGTCCACTTCGCCCTCCGCAAGCAAGTCCTGGATCAAGCCAGCCCTCATCGCCGTGTTCGTGGCGGGCGTGGCGGCGGCCGGCTATCTGTCGCTGAACGACAAGCAACGCGCGCCGGACGTGACTTTCCACGGCATCCATGGCGAGAAGATCACCTCGGCCAGCCTGCGCGGCAAGGTGGTGATGGTCAATTTCTGGGCCACTTCGTGCACCACCTGCGTGGCGGAAATGCCGGACATGGTCGACACCTACAACAAGTACAAGGGGCAGGGCCTGGAATTCGTGGCCGTGGCCATGAAATACGATCCGGCCAACTACGTGCTGAATTTCGCCGAAACACGCCAGCTGCCGTTCAAGGTGGCGCTCGACGTGACGGGCGAGGCGGCCAAGGCCTACGGCGACGTGGCCCTCACGCCCACCACCTTCGTGCTCGACAAGCAGGGCAAGATCCTCAAGCGCTACGTGGGCAAGCCGGAATTTGCCGAACTGCACAAATTGCTCGAAACGGCCATCGCGGGATAA
- a CDS encoding BON domain-containing protein translates to MTKFGTGPGWKRVQRPLATALLCGAMLTSLTGCIELMVGGAVMGGVAAADRRTLGAQTEDKSIAVKGEARIPSIVGDAGHVNVTSFNRRVLLTGEVRDEAMKNAVEREVRNIEGVESVANELIIAGPASYTSRSNDALITTKVKASLVDMKTISAASFKVVTENGTVFLMGRVTQREGTVAADVARGVGGVQKVVKLFDYISEAELKQLQPDPPQQRTTSTVSDTVQQ, encoded by the coding sequence ATGACTAAATTCGGTACTGGCCCAGGCTGGAAACGCGTACAACGCCCGCTGGCCACCGCACTGCTGTGCGGCGCCATGCTCACTTCGCTCACCGGCTGCATCGAATTGATGGTCGGCGGCGCGGTGATGGGCGGCGTTGCCGCGGCGGACCGCCGCACCCTGGGCGCCCAGACCGAAGACAAGTCGATCGCCGTCAAGGGCGAGGCGCGCATCCCGTCCATCGTCGGCGATGCGGGCCACGTGAATGTCACCAGCTTCAACCGCCGCGTCCTGCTGACGGGCGAAGTGCGCGACGAGGCGATGAAAAATGCCGTCGAGCGCGAAGTGCGCAATATCGAGGGCGTGGAATCGGTGGCCAATGAATTGATCATCGCCGGCCCGGCCAGCTATACCTCGCGCTCGAACGACGCGCTGATCACCACCAAGGTCAAGGCCAGCCTGGTCGACATGAAAACCATCTCGGCCGCCTCGTTCAAGGTCGTCACGGAAAACGGCACCGTCTTCCTGATGGGCCGCGTGACCCAGCGCGAAGGCACGGTCGCGGCCGACGTGGCACGCGGCGTGGGCGGCGTGCAGAAAGTGGTCAAGCTGTTCGACTACATTTCGGAAGCGGAACTGAAGCAATTGCAGCCCGATCCGCCGCAGCAGCGCACGACCAGCACGGTCAGCGATACGGTCCAGCAATAA
- a CDS encoding hydroxymethylglutaryl-CoA lyase produces MNPTTSLPKQVKIVEVGPRDGLQNEKDTISAAVKIELVDRLTLAGFANIEAASFVSPKWVPQMATSAEVMERIARRAGTIYSALTPNMLGFDAALAAKADEVVIFGSASEAFSQKNINCSIAESIARFEGVAKAAKEHGLRLRGSISCAFGCPYQGDVPLDAVADVVGRMRDLGCDEIDIADTIGVATPRKTQAVMQRAIGAFHVGGLSGHFHDTYGQALANIYASLETGIAIYHSSVSGLGGCPYAKGATGNVATEDVLYMMQGLGIATGIDLDLVVDAGQFIAQQLGRKGSSRAGNAIATKRLAA; encoded by the coding sequence ATGAACCCTACTACCAGTTTGCCCAAGCAGGTCAAGATCGTCGAAGTGGGGCCGCGCGACGGCCTGCAAAACGAGAAGGACACCATCAGCGCCGCCGTCAAGATCGAACTGGTCGACCGCCTGACCCTGGCCGGCTTCGCCAATATCGAGGCGGCGTCCTTCGTCTCGCCGAAATGGGTGCCGCAGATGGCCACCAGCGCGGAAGTGATGGAGAGAATCGCACGCCGCGCCGGCACCATTTATTCGGCGCTGACGCCGAACATGCTGGGTTTCGATGCCGCGCTGGCGGCAAAAGCCGATGAAGTGGTAATTTTCGGCTCGGCCTCGGAGGCGTTCTCGCAAAAAAACATCAACTGCTCGATCGCCGAATCGATCGCCCGCTTCGAAGGCGTGGCGAAAGCGGCCAAGGAACACGGCCTGCGCCTGCGCGGCAGCATCAGCTGCGCCTTCGGCTGCCCCTACCAGGGAGACGTGCCGCTCGACGCCGTGGCCGACGTGGTGGGCCGCATGCGCGACCTCGGTTGCGACGAGATCGACATTGCCGACACCATCGGCGTGGCCACGCCGAGAAAGACGCAGGCGGTGATGCAGCGCGCCATCGGGGCTTTCCACGTGGGCGGCCTGTCCGGCCACTTCCACGACACCTACGGCCAGGCGCTGGCGAACATCTACGCCAGCCTGGAAACGGGCATCGCGATCTATCATTCGTCCGTCTCCGGCCTGGGCGGCTGCCCGTACGCCAAGGGCGCCACCGGCAACGTGGCAACAGAAGACGTGCTGTACATGATGCAGGGACTGGGCATTGCCACCGGCATCGACCTGGACCTGGTGGTCGATGCGGGCCAGTTCATTGCGCAGCAGCTGGGGCGCAAGGGTTCCAGCCGAGCGGGCAATGCCATTGCGACGAAACGCCTCGCGGCGTAG
- a CDS encoding YraN family protein, with protein MPPFWNKRERGRQGEDDALAYLLLQGLALLERNYLCKGGELDLIMRDGASIVFVEVRLRSSASFGGALASITPAKQRRMVVAAQTWLLGQKTVPPCRFDALAIDGGRISWLKNILDM; from the coding sequence ATGCCGCCCTTCTGGAACAAACGGGAACGGGGACGGCAGGGGGAAGACGATGCGCTCGCGTATCTGTTGCTGCAAGGCTTGGCGCTGCTGGAACGCAATTATCTGTGCAAGGGCGGCGAACTGGACCTGATCATGCGCGATGGCGCCTCCATCGTCTTCGTCGAAGTGCGGCTGCGCAGCAGTGCCAGCTTCGGCGGCGCCCTGGCCAGCATCACGCCCGCCAAGCAGCGGCGCATGGTGGTGGCCGCGCAAACCTGGCTGCTGGGACAAAAAACCGTGCCGCCATGCCGCTTCGACGCGCTGGCCATCGATGGCGGGCGCATCAGCTGGCTGAAGAACATCCTCGATATGTAA
- a CDS encoding 2-hydroxyacid dehydrogenase, giving the protein MRILLQRSDGKEAAWISDFRDLLPEADIHFWREGEAAPPCDYAVVWQPPAAMLPELANVKAIFNTGAGVDALLKFGDALPAHVPLVRLDDAGMGVQMAEYVSHAVLRHFRRFDDYEAQGRAGIWQPLPAFDKMDFPVGVLGMGVLGTRVLQALAQFEFPLRGWSRSRKHIDGVACFAGEEGLDAFLRGTRVLVCMLPLTPDTHNLLDRARLSMLLPGAYIINVARGAHLAEPDLLTLIRSGHIAGATLDVFRNEPLPQQHPFWQEPRITITPHISAATLRRESVAQIAAKMRRLHAGDSVAGIVNRLQGY; this is encoded by the coding sequence ATGCGCATCCTTTTACAACGTTCGGACGGCAAGGAAGCGGCGTGGATCAGCGACTTCCGCGACTTGCTGCCCGAAGCTGACATCCACTTCTGGCGCGAAGGCGAGGCGGCTCCACCGTGCGACTACGCCGTCGTGTGGCAGCCGCCCGCCGCCATGCTGCCCGAGCTGGCCAACGTCAAAGCCATCTTCAACACGGGCGCCGGCGTCGACGCGCTGCTGAAATTCGGCGATGCGCTGCCGGCCCACGTACCGCTGGTACGCCTCGACGACGCGGGCATGGGCGTGCAGATGGCCGAGTATGTGAGCCACGCCGTGCTGCGCCACTTCCGCCGTTTCGACGATTACGAGGCGCAGGGCCGCGCCGGCATCTGGCAGCCGCTGCCCGCCTTCGACAAGATGGATTTCCCCGTCGGCGTGTTGGGCATGGGCGTGCTGGGCACGCGCGTGCTGCAAGCGCTGGCGCAGTTCGAATTCCCCCTGCGCGGATGGAGCCGCAGCCGCAAGCACATCGATGGCGTCGCATGCTTTGCGGGCGAGGAAGGGCTCGATGCCTTTTTGCGCGGCACGCGCGTGCTCGTGTGCATGCTGCCGCTCACGCCGGACACGCACAACCTGCTCGACCGCGCGCGCCTGTCGATGCTGCTGCCGGGCGCCTACATCATCAACGTGGCGCGCGGCGCGCATCTGGCCGAGCCGGATCTGCTGACCCTGATCCGCTCCGGCCATATCGCCGGGGCGACCCTCGACGTGTTCCGCAACGAGCCGCTGCCGCAGCAGCACCCGTTCTGGCAAGAACCGCGCATCACCATCACGCCGCATATTTCGGCCGCCACCCTGCGCCGCGAAAGCGTGGCGCAGATCGCCGCCAAGATGCGCCGCCTGCACGCCGGAGACTCCGTCGCCGGCATCGTCAACCGTTTGCAAGGATATTGA
- a CDS encoding penicillin-binding protein activator yields the protein MPPKPPAPEPVTFAVAVPDITAYDGSGAPLAPTATKPATGTPQDMPAATAPAPSDGNLHHIGLLLPLRSASLGPAAELLRAGFMAAYERDRSGFEVTVIDTGDGSTDVLNKFAQAQEEQDVVVGPLSRSAITAVANSDLVRKPTIALNHPDNRGEARLPAKLLVMGLSIEAEARQVAAWAASEQPGASALILSAGSPSQRRISAAFKQEWLRQGGKVDAMDLTATNGYLSDAELVQLRARLAATPPGLLFAALDADQARQLRVAIGSDLPLYGTSSLNPGAGRGASGPELDGARLLDLPWQVRRDHPQVMVYPQPPQPADARLTADMERLYALGIDAFRVAREVALRPNVPFTLDGVTGRLAVRFENDQSVFERTEQAATYQQGVLGTWPPAPPPPATMPPVQ from the coding sequence GTGCCGCCCAAGCCGCCCGCGCCCGAACCGGTCACGTTTGCCGTGGCCGTGCCCGATATTACCGCGTACGACGGCAGCGGCGCGCCGCTGGCGCCCACCGCCACCAAGCCGGCAACGGGCACGCCGCAGGACATGCCGGCCGCCACGGCACCGGCGCCGTCCGACGGCAATCTGCACCACATCGGCCTGCTGCTGCCGCTGCGCTCGGCGTCCCTGGGCCCGGCCGCCGAACTGCTGCGCGCCGGTTTCATGGCCGCGTATGAGCGCGACCGCAGCGGCTTCGAAGTGACGGTGATCGACACGGGCGACGGCAGCACCGACGTGCTGAACAAATTTGCGCAGGCACAGGAAGAACAGGACGTCGTCGTCGGACCGTTGTCGCGCTCGGCCATCACGGCCGTGGCGAACAGCGACCTGGTGCGTAAACCAACGATCGCCCTGAACCACCCGGACAACCGCGGCGAGGCGCGCCTGCCGGCCAAGCTGCTGGTGATGGGCCTGTCGATCGAGGCGGAAGCGCGCCAGGTCGCCGCCTGGGCCGCCAGCGAACAGCCGGGCGCCAGCGCGCTGATCCTGTCGGCCGGTTCGCCTTCGCAGCGCCGCATCAGCGCCGCCTTCAAGCAGGAATGGCTGCGCCAGGGCGGCAAGGTCGATGCGATGGACTTGACGGCCACGAATGGCTACCTGAGCGATGCGGAGCTGGTGCAGCTGCGCGCGCGCCTGGCCGCCACGCCGCCGGGCCTGCTGTTTGCCGCGCTCGACGCCGACCAGGCGCGCCAGCTGCGCGTGGCCATCGGCAGCGATCTGCCCCTGTATGGCACCTCGTCACTGAACCCCGGCGCCGGGCGCGGCGCCAGCGGTCCCGAACTCGACGGCGCGCGCCTGCTGGACCTGCCATGGCAAGTGCGGCGCGACCATCCGCAAGTGATGGTGTATCCGCAACCGCCGCAACCGGCCGACGCCCGCCTGACGGCCGACATGGAACGCCTGTACGCGCTGGGCATCGACGCCTTCCGCGTGGCGCGCGAAGTGGCGCTGCGGCCAAACGTGCCATTCACGCTCGACGGCGTGACGGGCCGCCTGGCCGTGCGCTTTGAGAATGATCAAAGCGTGTTCGAACGCACGGAACAGGCCGCCACCTACCAGCAGGGCGTGCTGGGCACCTGGCCACCGGCCCCGCCGCCACCTGCCACCATGCCGCCGGTACAATAA
- a CDS encoding nucleotidyltransferase domain-containing protein produces the protein MFSKAQQRVLALLFGQAQRSFYANEIIAFAAIGSGAVQRELAKLVKSALVTVKKVGNQKHYQANHDAPIFDELRSIVLKTFGVADVLRVALQPYWQEIDLAFVYGSMAKGTEQAHSDIDLMVIGSMASNAQLLAALQPAQQQLGRSINPTLYTREEWRQRIDDGKSFAVRILEQPKIFVKGANDDLTELTGAGEPGAHRPAQG, from the coding sequence TTGTTTTCCAAAGCACAGCAACGCGTGCTGGCTTTGCTCTTTGGCCAGGCGCAGCGCTCTTTCTATGCGAATGAAATCATCGCCTTCGCGGCCATCGGCTCGGGCGCCGTGCAACGCGAACTGGCCAAGCTGGTGAAATCGGCCCTGGTGACCGTCAAGAAAGTGGGCAACCAGAAGCATTACCAGGCAAATCATGATGCGCCGATCTTCGACGAGCTGCGCAGCATTGTGCTGAAAACCTTTGGCGTCGCCGATGTGCTTCGCGTGGCCCTGCAACCGTATTGGCAAGAAATCGACCTGGCCTTTGTGTACGGTTCGATGGCCAAGGGCACGGAACAGGCGCACAGCGACATCGACCTGATGGTCATCGGCAGCATGGCATCGAATGCCCAGTTGCTGGCAGCGCTGCAGCCTGCGCAACAGCAGCTGGGCCGCAGCATCAACCCGACCTTGTATACGCGGGAAGAATGGCGGCAAAGAATAGACGACGGCAAGTCGTTCGCCGTGCGCATCCTCGAACAGCCCAAGATTTTTGTCAAAGGGGCCAACGATGACCTCACCGAACTCACAGGCGCTGGCGAACCTGGCGCGCATCGGCCAGCTCAAGGCTGA